From the genome of Triticum aestivum cultivar Chinese Spring chromosome 3B, IWGSC CS RefSeq v2.1, whole genome shotgun sequence, one region includes:
- the LOC123066602 gene encoding uncharacterized protein isoform X1: MAEEIRFPIVILNASGINRFVRYAHIAPAPPLRTSVTGRKRDRGWAGGAGGLARPTPRARGRCLASLRPRPLRRRCCSVVGWSCYRCRRGGDRRSRRRPLVTPRTRRLYWRVCRAVVVLRLREERRVECCTREVEDAVVAKRREACPLITAVDGNMANRIGGILLFSCGHFSAESKSADNVLERIEREERMENRYMNEQLFY, translated from the exons ATGGCCGAAGAGATAAGGTTTCCTATCGTCATCCTCAATGCATCTGGAATCAATCGATTTGTTCGGTATGCACATATAGCACCGGCACCGCCGCTGCGTACCAGTGTAACCGGGAGAAAGAGAGACCGGGGGTGGGCGGGTGGCGCCGGAGGGCTTGCTCGTCCAACGCCGCGCGCCAGAGGGCGCTGCCTGGCGTCGCTGCGTCCTCGGCCGCTGCGTCGACGTTGCTGTAGTGTCGTGGGCTGGTCGTGCTACCGGTGCCGCCGCGGTGGAGATCGCCGTTCTAGGCGCCGGCCATTGGTTACCCCGAGGACACGCCGCCTGTACTGGAGGGTATGCCGCGCCGTGGTCGTGCTCCGCCTGAGGGAGGAGCGCCGCGTCGAATGCTGCACCCGAGAGGTGGAGGACGCCGTCGTCGCCAAACGCCGAG AAGCATGTCCATTGATTACTGCTGTGGACGGGAATATGGCTAATCGAATCGGCGGCATTCTTCTCTTCTCCTGTGGCCATTTCTCAGCGGAGAGCAAAAGTGCTGATAACGTGTTAGAGAGAATCGAGAGAGAGGAGCGAATGGAAAACAGATATATGAATGAACAGTTATTCTATTGA
- the LOC123066602 gene encoding uncharacterized protein isoform X2, with protein sequence MAEEIRFPIVILNASGINRFVRYAHIAPAPPLRTSVTGRKRDRGWAGGAGGLARPTPRARGRCLASLRPRPLRRRCCSVVGWSCYRCRRGGDRRSRRRPLVTPRTRRLYWRVCRAVVVLRLREERRVECCTREVEDAVVAKRRAINPSHHEHTPDEAICKTEFVIRFLIDCKKTKTN encoded by the exons ATGGCCGAAGAGATAAGGTTTCCTATCGTCATCCTCAATGCATCTGGAATCAATCGATTTGTTCGGTATGCACATATAGCACCGGCACCGCCGCTGCGTACCAGTGTAACCGGGAGAAAGAGAGACCGGGGGTGGGCGGGTGGCGCCGGAGGGCTTGCTCGTCCAACGCCGCGCGCCAGAGGGCGCTGCCTGGCGTCGCTGCGTCCTCGGCCGCTGCGTCGACGTTGCTGTAGTGTCGTGGGCTGGTCGTGCTACCGGTGCCGCCGCGGTGGAGATCGCCGTTCTAGGCGCCGGCCATTGGTTACCCCGAGGACACGCCGCCTGTACTGGAGGGTATGCCGCGCCGTGGTCGTGCTCCGCCTGAGGGAGGAGCGCCGCGTCGAATGCTGCACCCGAGAGGTGGAGGACGCCGTCGTCGCCAAACGCCGAG CGATCAATCCATCTCACCACGAGCATACGCCGGATGAAGCGATTTGCAAAACAGAATTTGTTATTAGATTTTTGATTGATTGCAAGAAGACAAAAACAAATTGA